The proteins below come from a single Rosa rugosa chromosome 2, drRosRugo1.1, whole genome shotgun sequence genomic window:
- the LOC133727751 gene encoding lysine-specific histone demethylase 1 homolog 2: METPGSDGSAIKRSLRKKVGLRSYDENLMDDLIEKHLGGTFKKKSRTKEDLEKETETEAMIAFSLGFPIDALLEEEINAGVVKELGGKEQNDYIVVRNHILARWRSNVRVWLTKAQIRETVSGEYADLISAAYDYLFYNGYINFGVAPSYVAYMPEEATEGSVVIVGAGLAGLAAARHLMSLGFKVVVLEGRNRPGGRVYTQKMGHNGNFSAVDLGGSVITGIHANPLGVLARQLSIPLHKVRDNCPLYKPDGMPVDKEIDSKIEVIFNKLLDKVMELRQTMGGFANDISLGSVLETLRQLYAVARSAEERQLLDWHLANLEYANAGCLSNLSAAYWDQDDPYEMGGDHCFLAGGNWRLIKALCEGVPIFYGKTVNTIRYADGGVEVIAGDQVFRGDMVLCTVPLGVLKKGAIQFEPELPQEKLAAIQRLGFGLLNKVAMVFPHVFWGEDLDTFGCLNEHSQKRGEFFLFYSYHTVSGGPVLIALVAGEAAQTFECTEPSSLLHRVLSVLRGIYSPKGIVVPDPIQTICTRWGSDPLSYGSYSHVRVQSSGSDYDLLAENVGNRLFFAGEATNRQHPATMHGAFLSGLREASCMYRATRSSQNNVKKVSQKNVGPSNDMLVDLFKHPDLAFGKFSFVFDPTTEDPKSVGLMRVSIGSDEDSFNQQFVNSFQHSLNLPLQLYAVVSREQACGLDLVTGGEESRLSYLVKDLGLQLMGPSALGSAGNSLAISIFNARRGRGKNRMFAGRQ, from the exons ATGGAGACGCCGGGTTCAGATGGTTCTGCAATAAAGCGGTCTCTGAGGAAGAAGGTCGGTTTGCGAAGTTATGATGAGAATCTAATGGATGATCTCATAGAGAAGCATTTGGGTGGAACTTTTAAGAAGAAGAGTAGGACAAAGGAGGATCTGGAGAAAGAGACTGAGACCGAGGCGATGATAGCATTCTCCCTCGGGTTCCCTATCGATGCGCTTCTTGAGGAGGAAATTAATGCTGGGGTGGTCAAAGAGTTAGGCGGGAAGGAGCAGAATGATTATATTGTTGTGAGGAATCATATTTTAGCAAGATGGAGGAGTAATGTCCGAGTGTGGCTCACAAAAGCACAGATTAGAGAAACCGTGAGTGGTGAGTATGCGGATTTGATATCTGCTGCTTATGATTATCTTTTTTATAATGGATACATTAATTTTGGGGTTGCACCATCATATGTGGCATATATGCCAGAGGAGGCAACTGAAGGGTCTGTTGTTATTGTCGGAGCAGGACTTGCTGGACTAGCAGCCGCAAGGCATCTTATGTCATTGGGTTTCAAAGTGGTTGTTTTAGAAGGAAGGAATCGACCTGGTGGAAGAGTTTACACCCAAAAGATGGGGCACAATGGCAACTTTTCTGCTGTGGATCTTGGTGGCAGTGTCATTACTGGCATCCATGCTAACCCTCTTGGAGTTTTGGCTAGGCAACTTTCTATTCCGCTTCATAAGGTCAGGGATAACTGCCCCTTGTACAAGCCTGATGGTATGCCTGTTGATAAGGAAATCGACTCTAAGATTGAAGTCATCTTTAATAAGCTGCTTGACAAAGTCATGGAACTCAGGCAAACTATGGGTGGGTTTGCAAATGATATTTCTCTGGGTTCAGTTTTGGAGACACTTAGGCAGTTGTATGCTGTTGCTAGAAGTGCTGAGGAGAGGCAACTTCTTGATTGGCATCTCGCAAATTTGGAATATGCAAATGCCGGATGTCTATCAAATCTTTCGGCTGCCTATTGGGATCAGGATGATCCTTATGAAATGGGTGGGGACCACTGCTTTCTCGCTGGAGGTAATTGGAGATTGATAAAAGCATTATGTGAAGGAGTTCCTATTTTCTATGGAAAGACTGTGAATACCATTCGTTATGCAGATGGAGGGGTTGAAGTGATCGCAGGCGACCAAGTGTTTCGAGGGGATATGGTCCTGTGCACTGTTCCTCTTGGAGTTCTGAAAAAAGGGGCTATTCAATTTGAACCCGAGTTGCCCCAAGAAAAACTTGCAGCGATTCAAAGGTTGGGGTTTGGGCTGCTGAACAAAGTAGCTATGGTTTTTCCTCATGTTTTCTGGGGAGAAGATCTGGATACGTTTGGATGTCTCAATGAACACAGCCAGAAACGTGGAGAATTCTTTCTGTTCTACAGTTACCATACTGTTTCTGGAGGTCCAGTTCTCATTGCACTGGTGGCTGGAGAAGCTGCACAAACATTTGAATGCACAGAGCCATCCAGCTTGCTTCATCGAGTTTTAAGTGTGCTCAGAG GTATCTACAGTCCTAAGGGCATTGTCGTGCCTGATCCAATACAAACCATATGTACAAGATGGGGCAGTGATCCCCTTTCCTATGGTTCTTACTCTCATGTCAGAGTACAGTCATCCGGCAGTGACTATGATTTACTTGCAGAAAATGTGGGAAACCGGCTGTTCTTTGCAGGTGAGGCCACAAATAGGCAACATCCAGCTACCATGCATGGGGCCTTTTTGAGTGGCCTAAGAGAGGCATCGTGCATGTATCGCGCCACAAGGAGTAGCCAAAACAATGTCAAGAAAGTCTCACAAAAGAATGTTGGACCAAGCAATGATATGCTGGTAGATCTATTCAAGCATCCAGATCTAGCATTTGGGAAGTTTTCATTTGTATTTGATCCTACAACAGAAGATCCAAAATCTGTAGGGCTTATGAGAGTTAGTATTGGGAGCGATGAAGACAGTTTTAATCAGCAGTTTGTAAACAGCTTCCAGCATTCCTTAAACCTACCATTGCAGCTTTATGCTGTTGTATCTCGTGAGCAAGCATGTGGGTTAGACCTGGTGACAGGAGGAGAAGAAAGTAGGTTATCATACTTGGTAAAAGATCTTGGTTTGCAACTGATGGGACCTAGTGCCCTAGGATCTGCAGGTAACTCCTTGGCAATTAGTATTTTCAATGCACGAAGAGGCAGGGGAAAGAATCGTATGTTTGCTGGGCGGCAATAG
- the LOC133730900 gene encoding uncharacterized protein LOC133730900, which produces MRKWDIQKLIQNWTSFNSLKKLEKIFENLKEDREESESEEEENRSDEAKTVPEGEEKGADDQNCENEEDNLQVEVAEQETTSEKNKWEKELQKKEEEIRYMTVEKDNLKKKLNEKEQELRKITEDMVNLEERNATLVTENFCLASSVKELEIKLKELEQMLSPKTHTSTAAQQHSSPPPNSAEENTEKKDQSTVEESQSQGICTVEESAAAAAQSPPHCTVAEETQSTPPSHKDSQFQSPTVHMLTVAEMEQQADMFQIVKSPIVEEASQLRTLSIEKEKKTPEQSKKGQLTMRLTQQHSGETMVAQQKLDDVPEDVREAIRQMDAAENAQINKEQEEKQLPPEVVDWEESKVYNFMDQDTKRRVQKYWQNAPSG; this is translated from the exons atgagaaaatgggacatccagaagctgatacagaattggacaagttttaacagcttgaaaaaactagag aaaatctttgaaaacctgaaggaggatagagaggaatcagaatccgaggaagaggagaatagaTCAGATGAAGCAAAGACAGTTCCGGAAGGAGAGGAAAAAGGAGCTGATGATCAGAATTGTGAAAACGAAGAAGATAACCTACAAGTTGAGGTGGCTGAACAGGAAACAACTTCAGAAAAAAACAAGTGGGAGAAAGAGcttcagaaaaaggaggaggagataagatatatgactgtggagaaagataatttgaagaaaaaactgAACGAAAAGGAACAGGAACTAAGGAAAATCACGGAGGACATGGTGAATCTGGAGGAACGAAATGCTACACTTGTGACCGAGAATTTCTGCCTTGCATCATcggtgaaggagttagagataaaattgaaggaattggagCAAATGTTGAGCCCAAAGACTCACACATCAACAGCAGCTCAGCAGCACAGCTCCCCACCACCTAACTCAGCAGAAGAAAACACAGAAAAGAAAGATCAATCGACTGTTGAGGAAAGTCAGTCCCAAGGGATCTGCACAGTCGAAGAatctgcagcagcagcagctcaatCTCCACCTCACTGCACAGTGGCAGAAGAAACTCAATCGACACCTCCATCACACAAGGACTCACAGTTCCAGAGCCCCACAGTCCACATGCTCACAGTGGCGGAAATGGAACAACAAGCTGACATGTTTCAGATAGTGAAAAGTCCTATAGTTGAAGAAGCATCTCAACTTCGTACGTTGAGcatagagaaagagaagaagacacCAGAGCAGAGCAAAAAGGGCCAGTTAACAATGCGCCTTACACAGCAACATTCTGGTGAAACG ATGGTAGCACAACAGAAGTTGGACGATGTACCAGAGGATGTTCGGGAAGCAATAAGACAGATGGACGCTGCAGAAAATGCACAAATCAATAAAGAGCAAGAAGAGAAGCAGCTACCTCCTGAGGTCGTAGACTGGGAGGAGAGCAAAGTATACAATTTTATGGACCAGGACACCAAGAGGAGAGTCCAGAAATACTggcaaaatgcaccatcagggtaa
- the LOC133727813 gene encoding phytohormone-binding protein CSBP-like — MVKEIKTETKVGVGIEALWKALSKDLRFLAPKIAPNLIKNVELIEGDGTGIGTVLLFSFGTDASKIIYQKEKIVELDESVHKIGLQVIEGGHLNHGFSSYKTSFQLTAIQEHEILVSFTVTYESEVEDTTMPSRSTQAAVAFIRSLESYLLSAAA; from the exons ATGGTTAAggaaatcaaaacagaaaccaaAGTTGGTGTTGGGATTGAAGCCTTGTGGAAGGCTTTGTCAAaagatttgagatttctggctCCAAAAATTGCCCCCAATTTGATCAAGAATGTGGAACTCATAGAAGGAGATGGTACTGGCATCGGTACAGTCTTGCTCTTCAGCTTTGGCACTG ATGCATCAAAGATAATTTACCAGAAGGAGAAGATTGTGGAGCTTGATGAGTCTGTGCATAAAATTGGGCTGCAAGTAATAGAAGGAGGCCACTTGAACCATGGGTTTTCTTCATACAAAACAAGTTTCCAACTTACTGCAATTCAAGAGCATGAGATCCTGGTTAGTTTCACAGTGACCTATGAGTCTGAAGTTGAAGATACTACCATGCCATCAAGGTCAACCCAAGCTGCTGTAGCTTTCATCAGGAGCCTAGAGTCCTATTTGTTAAGTGCTGCTGCCTAG